From Sporosarcina sp. Te-1, the proteins below share one genomic window:
- a CDS encoding M20 family metallopeptidase, translating to MTDAERISTRLSSEIIAIRRHLHQYPELSFQEYQTATFIRKMLEAWDIPYKTIGETGVYVDIVGKEEGPAIGLRADIDALPIQEQADVPYKSKNDHVMHACGHDGHTSILLGAVHELYAKRDVLQGTVRCIFQPGEEADGAALALIEKGILENPKLDAVVGLHLWPYLPFGSVGVKTGSMTASCDDFKIVIKGKGGHSARPHEAVDAITIATQLIQNLQSITAKSFNPVHPMVIHVGKIIGGEASNVVADTVTMEGTVRALQPDVRKKLQTEVEKVCRAAECLWDASVKVEFVLGAPPIENDRLIANEFEAMAKELLGEEQVFELKDPSMGADDFGYFSEAVPSFYFRLGIKKEGEVSYDLHHPKFHFDDQVLAVGVDLYVNFATHLLKKVRASV from the coding sequence ATGACTGATGCAGAACGTATCTCAACGAGGTTGAGTAGCGAAATCATAGCAATTCGAAGACATTTACATCAGTATCCAGAATTAAGTTTCCAAGAGTATCAGACAGCAACATTTATCCGGAAAATGCTCGAAGCATGGGATATCCCGTATAAAACAATTGGTGAAACAGGCGTCTATGTGGATATTGTCGGCAAAGAAGAGGGACCAGCCATCGGATTGCGAGCTGATATTGATGCATTGCCTATTCAGGAACAAGCGGATGTTCCCTACAAATCGAAAAACGACCATGTTATGCATGCGTGTGGCCATGATGGGCACACATCCATCTTGCTTGGTGCGGTACACGAGCTGTATGCGAAACGGGATGTTCTGCAGGGAACAGTCCGTTGCATTTTTCAGCCTGGCGAAGAAGCGGATGGAGCGGCATTGGCTTTAATTGAAAAAGGTATTTTGGAGAATCCCAAATTGGACGCGGTAGTTGGCCTTCATCTATGGCCTTACTTGCCATTTGGTTCTGTCGGTGTAAAAACAGGCAGCATGACGGCATCCTGTGATGATTTCAAAATTGTCATCAAGGGAAAAGGAGGGCATAGTGCAAGACCGCATGAAGCGGTAGATGCCATCACCATTGCAACCCAGTTGATACAAAACCTGCAATCAATTACAGCGAAAAGTTTTAACCCTGTACATCCAATGGTGATCCATGTTGGCAAGATAATAGGCGGAGAGGCTAGTAATGTTGTCGCGGATACAGTAACAATGGAAGGCACGGTGCGAGCTTTGCAACCGGATGTTCGAAAGAAATTGCAAACCGAAGTGGAAAAAGTGTGCCGGGCAGCGGAATGTCTGTGGGATGCGAGCGTTAAAGTGGAATTTGTATTAGGCGCTCCTCCTATCGAAAATGATCGTTTGATCGCAAATGAGTTCGAAGCGATGGCGAAGGAATTGCTTGGCGAGGAACAAGTCTTTGAATTGAAGGACCCATCCATGGGAGCAGATGATTTCGGTTACTTTTCTGAGGCCGTTCCAAGTTTTTACTTCAGATTGGGAATTAAAAAAGAGGGCGAAGTGTCCTATGACCTGCATCATCCGAAATTCCATTTCGACGATCAAGTCCTGGCGGTCGGGGTCGATTTGTACGTCAACTTTGCAACACATCTACTGAAGAAAGTGAGGGCAAGCGTATGA
- a CDS encoding GNAT family N-acetyltransferase: MHIHTKRLVIREFHSQDWQAVHAYTSDPNVMKYIPEGVFSERDAKEFVYKNRGKDAEKFPVILQEEDILIGHIAFHKYFGEHTYEIGWVFNPNYHNKGYASEAAQAILEYGFTEMNLHRIIATCQPENPPSYRVMEKIGMRREGFFKKCIPQGNEWWDEYYYAILKEEFN, from the coding sequence GTGCACATACATACAAAAAGGTTAGTGATACGGGAATTTCATTCTCAGGATTGGCAAGCAGTACATGCGTATACGTCAGATCCGAATGTGATGAAATATATACCGGAAGGCGTTTTCAGCGAAAGAGACGCGAAGGAGTTTGTATACAAAAACAGAGGCAAGGATGCTGAAAAGTTTCCTGTCATCTTGCAAGAAGAGGACATTCTGATCGGGCATATTGCTTTTCATAAGTACTTTGGAGAGCACACATATGAGATTGGATGGGTCTTCAATCCAAACTACCATAACAAGGGGTATGCTTCCGAAGCGGCCCAAGCCATTTTGGAATATGGCTTTACCGAAATGAACTTACATAGGATTATCGCTACATGCCAGCCAGAGAATCCTCCTTCCTACCGCGTTATGGAAAAGATCGGAATGAGACGGGAAGGCTTTTTTAAAAAATGTATTCCTCAAGGAAATGAATGGTGGGACGAATATTATTACGCTATTTTAAAAGAAGAATTCAACTAA
- a CDS encoding amidohydrolase family protein, which produces MSLQGIKVVDVHAHPFKESTTPESPVSFLRKLSLSVIPEMFSSLEGIEKHQPYPGSNMWIQILLRQMASYYSCEEDLTAIVDVRNQKAKDYPAYTKELFQDVNLVGAIMDFGYPQPPINHAEFEGMTGARIWEISRIEPIMVALAEMNISFDDFICRYRKRLQDDLADDQVVGLKTIIAYRSGLEVLEMDREAAEKEYATFVDDNRAPAKAFRDYCFHLAMEACTEADKFMHIHTGIGDGEVVMTKASPSFLLDTLRKDKYKDTKVHLVHGGYPWMEEAAFIVSILPNVYMDISLQNPFTGHGVERVISQVLELAPFDKVMYGSDAFTVPEMNWMGVKLFIQCFERVLNEWVEKDYMSVEKAQFIGEMILYRNFEKIYNITA; this is translated from the coding sequence GTGAGTTTACAAGGAATCAAAGTAGTCGATGTTCATGCACATCCATTCAAAGAAAGTACAACACCTGAATCTCCTGTCAGCTTCTTACGAAAATTATCTCTGTCCGTCATACCAGAAATGTTTTCTAGTCTTGAAGGGATTGAGAAGCATCAACCGTATCCGGGGTCCAATATGTGGATTCAAATTTTATTGCGGCAGATGGCTTCCTATTATTCATGTGAAGAAGACTTGACGGCCATTGTCGATGTACGGAATCAGAAAGCGAAAGACTACCCCGCTTACACGAAGGAACTGTTCCAAGATGTCAATTTAGTTGGAGCAATCATGGATTTTGGCTATCCTCAACCGCCCATCAATCATGCGGAGTTTGAAGGGATGACGGGAGCACGTATATGGGAGATCAGCCGAATTGAGCCGATCATGGTGGCATTAGCAGAAATGAATATCAGCTTCGATGATTTTATCTGCCGTTACCGAAAGCGGTTACAGGATGATTTGGCGGATGACCAGGTCGTCGGGTTGAAAACCATCATTGCATACAGAAGCGGGCTCGAAGTTCTTGAAATGGATCGGGAGGCAGCGGAAAAGGAGTATGCGACATTCGTCGACGATAACCGGGCTCCTGCTAAAGCATTCCGGGATTATTGTTTCCATCTTGCTATGGAAGCGTGTACGGAAGCCGATAAATTCATGCATATCCATACCGGCATCGGCGACGGGGAAGTGGTAATGACCAAGGCAAGCCCAAGCTTCCTGCTTGATACGCTTCGGAAGGACAAATATAAGGATACGAAGGTCCATCTCGTACACGGTGGGTATCCGTGGATGGAAGAGGCGGCATTCATCGTCAGTATTTTGCCGAATGTGTATATGGATATTTCCTTGCAAAATCCATTTACCGGCCATGGGGTGGAGCGTGTCATTTCACAAGTTCTCGAACTTGCGCCATTCGATAAGGTCATGTATGGATCGGATGCATTTACGGTGCCGGAAATGAATTGGATGGGTGTCAAGCTGTTCATCCAATGCTTCGAGCGCGTATTGAATGAATGGGTTGAAAAGGATTATATGAGTGTGGAGAAAGCGCAGTTTATTGGAGAGATGATTCTCTATCGGAATTTCGAAAAGATTTATAACATTACAGCGTGA
- a CDS encoding ankyrin repeat domain-containing protein yields MEQRLISAAAEGDTETVLELIEDGADIDGTDHQGVTAVMAATQRNNVNMVKTLIEHGADIDIRNHNLDNVLLYAGAEGFIEIVQLAVEAGADTTITNRYGGIALIPASERGHVDVVEELLTNSDTDVNHINNLHWTALLEAIILGNGGKTHQKIVQLLVDHGADVNIRDRDGVTPLEHAERRGFKEIEHILKEAGA; encoded by the coding sequence TTGGAACAAAGATTAATTTCTGCCGCAGCAGAAGGGGACACAGAAACGGTTTTAGAGTTAATAGAAGATGGAGCAGATATTGACGGGACGGATCATCAAGGAGTTACAGCAGTAATGGCAGCAACACAGAGAAACAATGTAAATATGGTGAAGACACTTATAGAACATGGGGCAGACATAGATATTCGTAATCATAATCTCGATAATGTACTTTTATATGCTGGAGCAGAAGGATTCATTGAAATCGTTCAGCTTGCTGTCGAGGCCGGTGCGGATACAACAATAACAAATCGGTATGGTGGAATTGCGCTTATTCCAGCTTCTGAACGCGGACATGTAGATGTTGTGGAGGAGTTATTAACAAACTCTGACACAGATGTGAATCATATTAATAATTTGCATTGGACTGCGTTATTGGAAGCAATTATTTTGGGGAACGGGGGGAAAACTCATCAAAAGATTGTACAACTATTAGTTGATCATGGCGCCGACGTCAATATTAGGGATAGAGATGGAGTTACCCCGCTAGAACATGCCGAACGACGTGGATTTAAAGAAATTGAACATATATTGAAAGAAGCTGGTGCGTAA
- a CDS encoding CD3324 family protein gives MTYINAERVLPADLIRDIQKYVDGKPLYIPRKSERKKSWGEKNGTREVLLKRNKEIYSKFLNGTTIVELTETYYLSEKSIRRIIRQEKMVEK, from the coding sequence ATGACCTATATTAATGCGGAACGTGTTTTACCAGCTGACTTGATTCGAGATATTCAAAAGTATGTAGATGGAAAGCCGTTATACATTCCAAGGAAAAGTGAACGGAAAAAATCCTGGGGTGAAAAGAACGGAACACGTGAAGTGCTTCTAAAAAGAAACAAAGAAATTTACTCGAAGTTTCTTAACGGCACTACGATAGTAGAATTAACAGAGACATATTATCTTTCCGAAAAAAGTATTCGAAGAATCATTAGACAAGAGAAAATGGTTGAGAAATAA
- a CDS encoding APC family permease — protein sequence MGNGLGLDLQPKRTLKFWHIWALGVGAVVGDGIFLLMGQGIAVAGPSSIVSYMIAGLFQLFLILALTEMAVAMPNAGAMSMWVERFMGKSWGFLAGMTFAIGWIIAGGSVGLALGKITMWFFPSLTASWWPAFFAILFITLFALINMAGVMFAARLQLYLVAALVGVMVIFAIIGFKDVDLNNFTPFMPYGMEGFFGAIPMGTYAYLGALTLVTAGAEAINPERDLPRGLIWSSITFIAIYSFAHFVLQGIIPYTDVTIDSSPFTVAAGKVFGVAGAFIMNAAAWIAAATTILMGTLYAASRIFYEQAREGMLPKFLGKIHPKTYAPVNAILIIWAATVLLIVIGQFNPDFIYIELSNQLVIAWLFSWSLALIASVIYRMKHKEEIAKLRWRQPLFPLFPVLGFIGIVIVLYGSFVNDLMTLVRGGIWLAILFILFSVFNKSAFKKQKPVDPQQEIKVGEVNND from the coding sequence ATGGGAAATGGTTTAGGGCTTGATTTGCAACCTAAACGGACGCTGAAGTTCTGGCATATTTGGGCGCTTGGAGTGGGTGCGGTCGTAGGGGATGGAATCTTTTTATTGATGGGACAAGGGATTGCTGTGGCAGGACCGAGTTCGATCGTGTCATATATGATCGCGGGGTTGTTCCAGCTGTTCTTGATCTTAGCGTTAACGGAAATGGCTGTTGCCATGCCGAATGCCGGCGCAATGTCCATGTGGGTGGAGCGGTTCATGGGTAAATCATGGGGGTTCCTTGCAGGGATGACGTTTGCGATAGGCTGGATTATTGCAGGCGGCAGTGTCGGCTTGGCGTTAGGGAAGATCACAATGTGGTTTTTCCCTAGTTTGACAGCTAGCTGGTGGCCGGCATTCTTTGCGATTCTATTTATCACATTATTTGCTTTAATCAATATGGCAGGTGTAATGTTTGCGGCACGCTTGCAGCTTTATCTTGTGGCAGCATTGGTTGGGGTGATGGTCATATTCGCGATCATCGGATTTAAGGACGTTGACTTGAATAACTTTACACCGTTCATGCCATACGGAATGGAAGGGTTTTTCGGTGCTATCCCAATGGGGACGTACGCGTATCTTGGAGCGTTGACTTTGGTGACAGCTGGAGCGGAGGCAATTAATCCGGAACGGGACTTGCCGAGAGGTTTGATTTGGTCCAGTATCACGTTCATTGCCATCTATTCATTTGCACATTTCGTATTGCAGGGGATTATACCCTACACGGATGTAACGATCGACAGTTCGCCGTTCACTGTTGCAGCAGGGAAAGTGTTTGGCGTTGCAGGTGCGTTCATCATGAATGCGGCAGCTTGGATTGCTGCAGCGACCACGATCTTGATGGGAACTCTATATGCAGCATCTCGAATTTTCTACGAGCAGGCGAGAGAGGGAATGCTTCCAAAGTTTCTTGGTAAGATTCACCCGAAGACATATGCGCCAGTCAATGCCATCCTCATCATTTGGGCGGCGACAGTTCTATTAATTGTCATTGGACAATTCAATCCTGATTTCATTTATATCGAATTATCAAATCAATTGGTCATTGCATGGCTGTTCTCTTGGAGTCTAGCATTGATTGCAAGCGTCATCTACCGCATGAAGCATAAAGAAGAGATTGCCAAATTACGTTGGAGACAACCATTGTTCCCGTTATTCCCGGTACTCGGCTTCATCGGAATTGTCATTGTGTTGTATGGTTCATTCGTCAATGACCTGATGACATTGGTGAGAGGCGGCATTTGGCTAGCGATCCTTTTCATCCTTTTCTCTGTCTTCAATAAATCAGCATTTAAAAAGCAGAAACCAGTAGATCCGCAACAAGAAATAAAGGTGGGCGAAGTGAACAATGACTGA
- a CDS encoding glutamine synthetase family protein: protein MTKVTTKEDVLQRIEEEGIDYIRIEFLDYTGVTRARTIRKEFIAGAMESGVNFSTAIMDFTMFDTYVPNPLYGTDGGDFFAMPDPETFVVLPHRRNTARMFCDLVDENGNPWSGCPRSVLKKLLKEAEEVLGGKLFMVYEQEAYLLKEENGKLVPADRSACFSTDGLDEQEEFVQTFIETMKQMGVETEQMSSEYGPGQVEINLKYDHCLKATDDQVTFRQLFKHVARDMGMVGTLAPKPFNDYAGSGLHIHISLFDEKKNLFKDLSDTRGLDLSDTAYHFIGGILHHGKSLSAIGAPTMNSYKRMIPGSWAPAHVCYGAGNRSVLVRVLEPRRERRFEYRGADGTCNPYLLSAALIAAGLHGVRQRMDPGAPLEQDAGTLSDQELEALGIDWVPRHLKEALDHLAKDTILAESIGRDIWQEFIKVKNEEWNQHHNRVDEWERQLYASIF, encoded by the coding sequence ATGACTAAGGTGACAACGAAAGAAGATGTTCTCCAGCGGATCGAGGAAGAGGGCATTGATTATATCCGAATTGAGTTTTTGGATTACACAGGAGTTACACGTGCACGGACCATCCGGAAAGAGTTTATTGCCGGAGCGATGGAAAGTGGTGTGAATTTCAGTACAGCCATCATGGATTTCACTATGTTTGATACGTACGTACCTAACCCGTTATATGGAACAGATGGAGGAGACTTTTTTGCCATGCCGGATCCTGAAACATTCGTCGTGCTGCCACATCGTAGAAATACGGCCAGGATGTTCTGTGATTTGGTCGATGAGAATGGAAACCCATGGTCAGGCTGTCCGAGAAGCGTGTTAAAGAAATTGCTGAAGGAAGCGGAAGAGGTCCTGGGCGGAAAATTGTTCATGGTTTATGAGCAAGAAGCGTATTTATTGAAAGAGGAAAATGGAAAACTAGTTCCGGCTGACCGAAGCGCATGCTTCTCCACAGACGGATTGGACGAACAGGAAGAGTTTGTTCAAACTTTCATAGAAACGATGAAACAAATGGGCGTTGAAACGGAACAGATGTCCAGCGAATATGGACCGGGACAAGTCGAGATCAATTTGAAATATGATCATTGCCTCAAGGCAACGGACGATCAAGTGACGTTCCGTCAACTGTTCAAGCACGTCGCAAGGGATATGGGAATGGTCGGAACGCTTGCCCCGAAACCATTTAATGATTACGCAGGCAGTGGGCTCCACATCCATATCAGCTTGTTCGATGAAAAGAAAAACCTGTTTAAAGATTTGAGTGATACACGTGGTCTAGACTTGTCTGACACGGCTTATCATTTTATCGGCGGCATTCTTCATCATGGCAAATCGTTATCGGCTATCGGGGCGCCGACCATGAACTCCTATAAACGGATGATTCCGGGTTCATGGGCACCAGCTCACGTCTGCTACGGAGCTGGAAACCGCTCGGTATTAGTGCGTGTACTGGAACCTCGAAGAGAAAGACGATTCGAGTACCGGGGAGCGGATGGGACATGCAATCCGTACTTGTTATCGGCCGCATTAATTGCAGCGGGTCTCCACGGCGTCAGACAACGGATGGATCCGGGCGCACCTTTGGAACAGGATGCTGGCACCTTATCCGACCAAGAGCTCGAAGCACTAGGGATCGACTGGGTACCACGTCATTTGAAGGAAGCTTTAGATCACTTAGCGAAAGACACCATTCTCGCTGAGAGTATCGGAAGAGACATTTGGCAGGAATTCATCAAGGTGAAGAACGAAGAATGGAACCAACATCATAATCGGGTGGATGAGTGGGAACGTCAGTTGTACGCATCTATCTTTTAA
- a CDS encoding SulP family inorganic anion transporter: protein MHTLKQQWFGNVRTDLLAGVVVGLALIPEALAFAFIVGVDPRVALYASFAIAVITSFVGGRPGLISAATGAMALILVNLMADHGLQYVLAATVLTGIIQFILGGLGVANLMRFIPNSVMLGFVNALGIMIFITQLPYLRDHDAMTYVFAFATLVLVYAVPRFFTAIPAPLIAIVVMTVIALISGVSLQTIGDLGKMPGSLPTFFLPDIPLNLETLKIIFPYSLALSIVGLLESLLTSQVLDDMTDTPSDKNREARGQGIANFFTGFFGGMAGCALIGQSMINIKSGGRGRLSTFTAGVFLMFLIIVLGDVVVKIPMPVLAGVMIMVAATTFNWGSFKFLKHAPKTESIVMLITVAIILYTHNLAIGVVVGVILSSLFFVAKISRVTVTCDAGIYKVKGPLFFASTTKFIQSFQAVKEKEIIIDFEDSQLWDESSVGAVAKVKQKLEEEGVAVSIRGLNSSSEQLYEKLL from the coding sequence ATGCATACTTTAAAACAACAATGGTTCGGCAATGTGCGGACCGATTTGTTAGCAGGCGTCGTCGTAGGGCTGGCGCTTATTCCGGAAGCGCTAGCCTTTGCGTTCATCGTAGGAGTCGATCCGCGAGTCGCCCTTTATGCTTCATTTGCAATTGCGGTCATCACTTCGTTCGTAGGGGGACGTCCTGGGCTAATCTCTGCGGCAACCGGGGCGATGGCGTTAATCCTCGTCAACTTAATGGCGGACCATGGCTTGCAATACGTGTTAGCAGCCACGGTTTTGACAGGAATCATTCAATTTATTCTCGGAGGGCTTGGGGTCGCGAACTTGATGCGGTTTATTCCGAACTCTGTGATGCTTGGATTCGTAAATGCACTTGGTATTATGATTTTCATTACGCAGCTTCCATATTTGCGGGACCATGATGCCATGACATATGTTTTTGCCTTCGCCACATTGGTATTAGTGTATGCGGTGCCTCGTTTTTTCACCGCAATCCCTGCTCCCCTTATTGCAATTGTAGTGATGACTGTCATCGCACTGATAAGCGGCGTATCGCTGCAGACAATCGGTGATTTAGGAAAGATGCCAGGTTCTTTGCCGACGTTTTTCCTTCCAGATATTCCACTTAACTTAGAAACACTGAAAATCATCTTCCCGTATTCATTGGCGCTATCGATTGTCGGACTTCTGGAATCATTGCTCACTTCCCAAGTGCTGGATGATATGACGGACACGCCGAGCGATAAAAATCGAGAGGCGCGCGGACAAGGCATCGCCAACTTCTTCACAGGATTTTTCGGCGGGATGGCAGGATGTGCATTAATCGGCCAATCGATGATCAATATTAAATCAGGTGGCCGTGGACGACTTTCCACATTTACTGCGGGTGTTTTTCTTATGTTCTTGATTATTGTGTTAGGCGATGTTGTTGTTAAAATTCCGATGCCTGTCCTTGCCGGTGTCATGATCATGGTCGCCGCGACAACATTCAATTGGGGATCGTTCAAGTTCTTGAAACATGCGCCGAAAACGGAATCGATCGTCATGCTGATCACCGTCGCGATCATTTTATATACGCATAATCTCGCAATCGGTGTGGTTGTCGGTGTTATTTTGAGCTCGCTTTTCTTTGTTGCAAAAATATCCCGTGTGACTGTGACGTGCGATGCGGGCATATACAAGGTAAAAGGGCCGCTGTTTTTTGCATCCACGACAAAATTCATCCAGTCATTTCAGGCCGTTAAGGAAAAGGAAATTATTATTGATTTTGAGGATAGCCAGCTATGGGACGAATCTTCTGTCGGCGCGGTAGCTAAGGTGAAACAGAAGCTTGAGGAAGAAGGAGTGGCGGTATCAATCCGAGGTCTGAATTCTTCAAGTGAACAGCTATACGAGAAATTACTTTGA
- a CDS encoding N-acetyltransferase, with protein MNANINFSLRRYEEQDWDSVVQLYKKLIKHHGDVIYWWPGPKSVWDNVYCVFNNDSLIAKGQVEVINTVSEDYQEEANHLIYLNIKVDPDWENHNEVRDILYERLLQRATLLKEKLPSQFSTKLCVGNYATEVKENTYFESRGFTHFESLYWMEFETNKEIAPTKFTLSGATIKHWKMDTDEEEIKYLQAENKIWPANPTSLGKLHGYKKQPNWTAITAFYNDEIIGSVLAWQETDTNIGTIEDIFVTPDWRKRGIASHLITEGIRHLQNCNLERVQLLVETRNESALKLYQSIGFEIRKEEKRLWINILKDSVANDISGI; from the coding sequence ATGAATGCGAATATAAACTTTTCCCTCAGAAGGTACGAGGAACAGGATTGGGATTCAGTAGTACAACTCTATAAAAAATTGATCAAACACCACGGGGATGTGATTTATTGGTGGCCTGGACCAAAAAGCGTCTGGGATAATGTATACTGCGTTTTTAACAATGATTCCCTGATTGCAAAAGGACAAGTGGAAGTGATTAATACTGTTTCGGAAGATTATCAAGAAGAGGCCAACCATTTAATCTATCTTAATATCAAAGTTGATCCGGACTGGGAAAATCATAACGAGGTTAGGGATATCCTATACGAACGTTTACTGCAGAGGGCTACATTACTCAAGGAGAAACTGCCATCACAGTTTTCTACAAAATTATGTGTAGGCAACTATGCAACGGAGGTGAAAGAAAACACTTATTTTGAATCAAGAGGATTCACACATTTCGAAAGTCTGTATTGGATGGAGTTTGAAACAAATAAAGAGATAGCCCCAACAAAATTTACGCTGTCCGGCGCAACGATAAAACATTGGAAGATGGACACCGACGAAGAAGAAATAAAATATTTACAAGCGGAAAATAAAATTTGGCCAGCGAATCCTACGAGTCTAGGGAAACTGCACGGATATAAGAAACAGCCAAACTGGACTGCAATTACGGCATTTTACAACGATGAAATCATTGGCAGCGTTCTGGCTTGGCAAGAAACAGACACGAACATCGGCACAATCGAAGATATTTTTGTTACGCCTGATTGGAGAAAGCGTGGCATCGCCAGTCACTTAATAACTGAAGGGATTCGCCATCTACAAAACTGCAATCTGGAACGTGTACAGCTTCTCGTTGAAACCAGAAATGAATCTGCCTTAAAACTATATCAATCCATTGGGTTTGAGATTAGAAAAGAAGAAAAAAGACTTTGGATTAACATATTGAAGGATTCTGTTGCGAATGATATCTCTGGTATTTAA
- a CDS encoding universal stress protein — translation MKIAVAIDGSENALRAATHAITLAKHFPEAQLEFIYVVDYDKAKDERLLSQNEESLLLKRRQKVEPVLELTQKAGVQAKMTLLKGNPSQEIIKYVNAQAMDQLIIGSRGLNTFQEMVLGSVSHKVMKHVDCPVTIVK, via the coding sequence ATGAAGATTGCTGTAGCGATTGACGGATCGGAAAACGCACTGCGCGCTGCAACACATGCAATTACGCTTGCCAAACATTTTCCGGAAGCGCAATTGGAGTTCATTTATGTGGTGGATTACGATAAAGCAAAAGACGAACGTCTCTTATCCCAAAACGAAGAAAGCCTCCTGCTGAAGCGAAGGCAAAAAGTGGAACCCGTTTTGGAACTAACACAAAAAGCCGGCGTGCAAGCAAAAATGACGCTGTTAAAAGGCAACCCGAGCCAAGAAATCATTAAGTATGTGAATGCACAAGCAATGGACCAACTCATCATCGGCAGCCGAGGTTTGAATACATTTCAAGAAATGGTGCTTGGAAGCGTCAGCCACAAAGTGATGAAGCATGTAGACTGTCCAGTGACAATTGTCAAATAA
- a CDS encoding DUF4037 domain-containing protein: MDLKSLAREHSASYMQNPKVEAVLLGGSVSRNWQDEYSDIELMVLWKESPTEEDRKRPIHLANGDIIDFYPYEEEEWSETYVAQGVKFEISNFLTSTIQKIIKEVTLEWETDLNKQCLVAFVHEGIPLGGEEVIQLLKEKVKVYPAELSKAMIRKNMDLGNRWSNREALLVREDWLMLYKVIVSTQEKIMGMLFGLNRLYVHHPAFKWQNLSLEKMPIVPENISSRMTSILMEHPTKGVRDLEVLMGQVYELIQTEYPEMDVMEVMEKTLFIRPKNVVDSI, encoded by the coding sequence GTGGATTTAAAATCGTTGGCAAGGGAACATTCTGCATCCTATATGCAGAATCCCAAAGTGGAAGCGGTTCTGCTTGGTGGATCTGTTTCACGGAATTGGCAAGATGAGTATTCTGATATTGAGTTAATGGTTCTTTGGAAAGAGAGCCCGACTGAAGAGGACAGAAAACGTCCGATTCATTTAGCGAATGGGGACATAATTGATTTTTATCCTTATGAGGAAGAGGAATGGTCAGAAACGTATGTAGCGCAAGGTGTAAAATTCGAGATTAGTAACTTCCTAACAAGCACGATTCAAAAGATAATCAAGGAAGTAACTTTAGAATGGGAAACAGACTTAAATAAACAATGTCTTGTAGCTTTCGTTCATGAGGGAATACCGCTTGGCGGAGAAGAAGTAATTCAACTGCTCAAGGAAAAAGTGAAGGTCTATCCCGCCGAGTTGAGTAAAGCAATGATCAGAAAGAATATGGACTTGGGTAACAGGTGGAGCAACCGTGAAGCCTTGCTGGTTAGAGAAGACTGGCTCATGCTATACAAGGTAATTGTTTCAACCCAGGAGAAAATTATGGGAATGCTGTTTGGGTTAAATCGATTATATGTTCATCATCCAGCTTTTAAATGGCAAAATCTTTCTTTAGAGAAGATGCCGATTGTTCCCGAGAACATTTCAAGTCGGATGACTTCAATCCTAATGGAACACCCTACCAAAGGGGTAAGGGATTTAGAAGTGTTGATGGGACAGGTTTATGAATTAATCCAAACAGAATATCCGGAAATGGACGTAATGGAGGTTATGGAGAAAACTCTCTTTATACGGCCTAAAAACGTAGTGGATTCGATATGA